One stretch of Variovorax sp. TBS-050B DNA includes these proteins:
- a CDS encoding phospholipase D family protein has translation MTNGWNGLWRIALAAGLLAMLAACGSLPPARERPAEHAAPVDASTTLAKIAAASTPPGEHSGFRLMPLGVYSLDARVQLARRAQRSLVVQYYQFENDATGRLLMRALREAAGRGVKVRLLVDDLYTARSQQPLLALSTVPNVEVRLFNPFCCGREGGLLSRFAASPFDVVRLNHRMHNKLFVADGVMAVVGGRNIADEYFVLSEAQNFIDMDALVVGKVVPRLESIFDAYWNSEQVWPVAEIVRGEGGRMPTADDFDAWIGMTAPPPKIELPSVDLLGYGPISEELDAGRMGLLWGEARAIADPPTKPATMSAEEAIATSVTMQVWSLMMDARVQVDLTSPYLVPGERGMAAFEDLAKRKVKLTLLTNSLAANDEPLVHTGYVRYRERLLKGGADLYELSPERTVAGKRFGTFGKSLGRLHSKTAAIDKRWIFIGSMNLDPRSASQNTELGVVADSPQLAREMLRVINISKLQNSYRLRLAKDTGRLQWLTNDGEKEVILTSEPESGFFQRFYNMLIAPLVPEMLL, from the coding sequence ATGACGAACGGCTGGAATGGACTTTGGCGCATTGCGCTCGCAGCGGGGCTGCTGGCAATGCTCGCCGCCTGCGGCTCGCTGCCGCCCGCGCGCGAAAGGCCCGCCGAGCACGCGGCCCCGGTCGACGCGTCGACCACGCTCGCGAAGATCGCGGCCGCCTCCACCCCGCCGGGCGAGCATTCGGGCTTCCGGCTCATGCCGCTCGGCGTGTATTCGCTCGATGCCCGCGTCCAGCTCGCGCGGCGCGCGCAGCGCTCGCTCGTGGTGCAGTACTACCAGTTCGAGAACGACGCCACGGGCCGCCTGCTGATGCGCGCACTGCGCGAGGCCGCCGGACGCGGCGTGAAGGTGCGCCTGCTGGTCGACGACCTCTACACGGCCAGGAGCCAGCAGCCGCTGCTGGCGCTGTCGACCGTTCCCAACGTGGAGGTGCGGCTCTTCAACCCCTTCTGCTGCGGGCGCGAGGGCGGCCTGCTGTCGCGCTTCGCGGCCTCGCCCTTCGACGTGGTGCGGCTCAACCACCGCATGCACAACAAGCTCTTCGTCGCCGATGGCGTGATGGCGGTGGTGGGCGGGCGCAACATCGCGGACGAGTACTTCGTGCTCAGCGAGGCGCAGAACTTCATCGACATGGATGCGCTGGTCGTGGGCAAGGTGGTGCCGCGGCTCGAATCGATCTTCGACGCCTACTGGAACAGCGAGCAGGTCTGGCCGGTGGCCGAGATCGTGCGCGGCGAGGGCGGCCGCATGCCGACGGCCGACGATTTCGACGCCTGGATCGGCATGACGGCGCCGCCGCCGAAGATCGAGCTGCCTTCGGTCGACCTGCTCGGCTACGGCCCGATCTCCGAGGAGCTCGACGCGGGTCGCATGGGCCTGCTGTGGGGCGAAGCGCGGGCCATCGCGGATCCGCCGACCAAGCCCGCGACGATGTCGGCGGAGGAGGCCATCGCGACCAGCGTCACGATGCAGGTCTGGTCGCTCATGATGGACGCCAGGGTGCAGGTCGACCTGACCTCGCCGTACCTCGTCCCCGGCGAGAGAGGCATGGCCGCCTTCGAGGATCTCGCGAAGCGCAAGGTCAAGCTCACGTTGCTCACGAATTCGCTGGCCGCCAACGACGAGCCGCTGGTGCACACCGGCTACGTGCGCTACCGGGAGCGGCTGCTCAAGGGCGGCGCCGACCTGTACGAACTGAGCCCGGAGCGCACGGTCGCCGGCAAGCGCTTCGGCACCTTCGGCAAGTCGCTCGGGCGGCTGCATTCCAAGACCGCCGCCATCGACAAGCGGTGGATCTTCATCGGCTCGATGAATCTCGATCCACGCTCCGCGAGCCAGAACACCGAACTGGGGGTGGTCGCCGACAGCCCGCAGCTGGCGCGCGAAATGCTGCGCGTCATCAACATCAGCAAGCTGCAGAACTCCTACCGCCTGCGTCTGGCCAAGGACACCGGCAGGCTGCAATGGCTCACGAACGACGGCGAGAAGGAGGTGATCCTCACCTCGGAGCCGGAATCGGGCTTCTTCCAGCGGTTCTACAACATGCTGATCGCGCCCCTCGTTCCCGAGATGCTGCTGTAG
- a CDS encoding peroxiredoxin, with protein MARPILARLALVSAMAAGLAGPARAALDIGDPAPRFTANAALGGKTFRYSLADALAKGPVVVYFFPAADSSDCSIEAHAFAEAIDQFAALGASVIGVSADDIDTLAKFSVKSCQSRFPVASDESKTVINGFDALMQTRPDFANRLSYVIAPNGTVAYYYQNLNPDKHVERMLNAVKALARPAASR; from the coding sequence ATGGCCCGCCCGATCCTCGCACGACTTGCGCTCGTATCCGCCATGGCCGCCGGCCTGGCGGGCCCCGCGCGGGCCGCGCTGGACATCGGCGACCCCGCGCCCCGGTTCACCGCCAACGCCGCGCTCGGCGGCAAGACCTTCCGCTACTCGCTCGCCGACGCCCTGGCCAAGGGACCGGTGGTGGTGTATTTCTTTCCCGCCGCGGATTCGAGCGACTGCTCGATCGAGGCCCATGCCTTCGCCGAGGCCATCGACCAGTTCGCGGCGCTCGGCGCCAGCGTGATCGGCGTCTCGGCCGACGACATCGACACGCTCGCGAAGTTCTCGGTCAAGTCCTGCCAGAGCCGCTTTCCGGTGGCCTCGGACGAATCGAAGACGGTCATCAACGGCTTCGACGCGCTGATGCAGACCCGGCCCGATTTCGCCAACCGCCTTTCGTACGTGATCGCGCCGAACGGCACGGTGGCCTACTACTACCAGAACCTGAATCCCGACAAGCACGTGGAGCGCATGCTCAATGCGGTGAAGGCGCTCGCGCGGCCCGCGGCGTCGCGGTAG
- a CDS encoding aldehyde dehydrogenase family protein translates to MQLNFIANANVPSSSGRTLPVLDPSDGQPFDEIQRSNAADIDAAVRAARDCFEGVWHKVSAADRGRLLFKLSQKIAEHVDELAYIEQRDCGKPVKQARADAVALVRYFEFYAGACDKLHGETIPYQDGYSVFTWREPHGVTGHVIPWNYPMQIFGRSVGGALAAGNVCVVKPAEDACLSLIRVAQLAAEVGFPPGALNIVTGYGHEVGDALARHEGIDHISFTGSPKIGTLIQQVAAERHCPVTLELGGKSPQIIFADADLDAAIPVLINAIVQNAGQTCSAGSRVLIERGIYEPLLERLGRAFEALRVGPAAMDLDVGPLIRQTQQQRVWDFLSDAQVAGIPMVAQGVVVDQAPETGFYQAPTLLRDVPVNHRLAQEEVFGPVLAAMQFADEDEAVALANATQFGLVAGIWTENGARQFRMAKRVRSGQVFINNYGAGGGVELPFGGVKSSGYGREKGFEALYGFTTLKTVAVKHG, encoded by the coding sequence ATGCAACTCAACTTCATCGCCAACGCGAACGTCCCCTCCTCCTCCGGCCGCACCCTGCCGGTGCTCGATCCCTCCGACGGCCAGCCCTTCGACGAAATCCAGCGCAGCAACGCGGCCGACATCGATGCCGCCGTGCGGGCCGCGCGCGACTGCTTCGAGGGTGTCTGGCACAAGGTGAGCGCCGCCGACCGGGGCCGCCTGCTCTTCAAGCTCTCGCAGAAGATCGCCGAGCACGTCGACGAGCTCGCCTACATCGAGCAGCGCGACTGCGGCAAGCCGGTGAAGCAGGCACGCGCCGACGCCGTCGCGCTGGTGCGCTATTTCGAGTTCTACGCCGGCGCCTGCGACAAGCTCCACGGCGAAACCATTCCCTACCAGGACGGCTACAGCGTCTTCACCTGGCGCGAGCCGCACGGCGTCACCGGCCACGTGATCCCGTGGAACTACCCGATGCAGATCTTCGGGCGCAGCGTGGGCGGCGCGCTCGCGGCCGGCAACGTCTGCGTGGTCAAGCCGGCCGAGGACGCCTGCCTGTCGCTGATCCGCGTGGCGCAGCTCGCGGCCGAGGTCGGATTCCCGCCGGGCGCGCTGAACATCGTGACGGGCTACGGCCACGAGGTGGGCGATGCGCTCGCGCGCCACGAAGGCATCGACCACATCAGCTTCACCGGCAGCCCGAAGATCGGCACGCTGATCCAGCAGGTCGCGGCCGAGCGGCACTGCCCGGTCACGCTCGAGCTCGGCGGCAAGAGCCCGCAGATCATCTTTGCCGACGCCGACCTCGACGCAGCCATCCCGGTGCTCATCAACGCCATCGTGCAGAACGCCGGCCAGACCTGCTCGGCCGGCTCGCGCGTGCTGATCGAGCGCGGCATCTACGAACCGCTGCTCGAACGCCTCGGCCGCGCCTTCGAGGCGCTGCGTGTCGGCCCCGCGGCGATGGACCTCGACGTGGGTCCGCTGATCCGCCAGACGCAGCAGCAGCGCGTCTGGGACTTCCTGAGCGATGCCCAGGTCGCCGGCATCCCGATGGTCGCGCAGGGCGTGGTGGTCGACCAGGCGCCCGAGACCGGCTTCTACCAGGCCCCCACCCTGCTGCGCGACGTGCCGGTGAACCACCGCCTGGCGCAGGAAGAGGTCTTCGGCCCGGTGCTCGCCGCGATGCAGTTCGCCGATGAGGACGAGGCGGTCGCGCTGGCCAACGCCACGCAGTTCGGCCTCGTCGCCGGCATCTGGACCGAGAACGGCGCACGGCAGTTCCGCATGGCCAAGCGGGTGCGCAGCGGGCAGGTCTTCATCAACAACTACGGCGCGGGCGGCGGCGTGGAACTGCCCTTCGGCGGCGTCAAGTCCTCGGGCTACGGGCGCGAGAAGGGCTTCGAGGCGCTCTACGGCTTCACCACGCTGAAGACGGTCGCCGTCAAGCACGGCTGA
- a CDS encoding serine hydrolase domain-containing protein, translating into MKFPFARCLRTALVGLSLAAPLLAATAQTLPTARPEQVGLSSERLQMLTDVLRADTAAGKIPGAVLLVARQGKVAWFEPVGRLDPAAGTPMTRDGIFRIYSMSKPITTVAAMMLVEDGRMKLDDPVSMYLPEYARMTVGVEKPGTDGKPVLETVPARRPITVHDLMRHTSGLTYGFFGPGLVKQAYNAADLNAGDPDNAEFSRRLAKLPLAYQPGTTWDYSYSTDILGRVVEAVSGQSLYQFEKARLFDPLGMTDTSYYVPEPARQRRIAEPLAADRSFGVGAEFNDPRVVRRLESGGGGLVSTASDYARFLQMLLNGGTLDGRRYLGPRTLALMTADHANADAGITPGPLYLPGPGYGFGLGFAVRRSDGQAPYPAAAGEYNWGGAGGTYMWVDPKNELFVVLMLQSPKHRVHYRSLARNMVYAAILQQQQ; encoded by the coding sequence ATGAAGTTCCCCTTCGCGCGCTGCCTGCGCACGGCCCTGGTCGGCCTGAGCCTCGCGGCCCCGCTGCTGGCGGCCACCGCCCAAACGCTGCCGACCGCCCGGCCCGAGCAGGTCGGTCTCTCGAGCGAACGGCTGCAGATGCTCACCGACGTGCTCAGGGCCGACACCGCCGCGGGCAAGATCCCCGGCGCGGTGCTGCTGGTGGCGCGACAGGGCAAGGTCGCGTGGTTCGAGCCGGTCGGCAGGCTCGACCCCGCCGCCGGCACGCCGATGACGCGCGACGGCATCTTCCGCATCTACTCGATGAGCAAGCCGATCACCACCGTGGCGGCGATGATGCTGGTGGAAGACGGCCGCATGAAGCTGGACGACCCCGTCTCGATGTACCTGCCCGAGTACGCCCGCATGACGGTGGGGGTCGAGAAGCCCGGTACCGACGGCAAGCCGGTGCTCGAAACCGTGCCCGCACGGCGGCCGATCACCGTGCACGACCTGATGCGCCACACCTCGGGCCTGACCTACGGCTTCTTCGGGCCCGGCCTCGTCAAGCAGGCCTACAACGCCGCCGACCTGAATGCCGGCGATCCCGACAATGCCGAGTTCTCCCGGCGGCTCGCCAAGCTGCCGCTGGCCTACCAGCCCGGAACGACCTGGGACTACAGCTACTCGACCGACATCCTCGGGCGCGTGGTCGAGGCGGTGTCGGGCCAGTCGCTCTACCAGTTCGAGAAGGCGCGCCTGTTCGATCCGCTCGGCATGACCGACACCAGCTACTACGTGCCCGAGCCCGCGCGCCAGCGGCGCATTGCCGAGCCGCTGGCCGCCGACCGCAGCTTCGGCGTGGGCGCGGAGTTCAACGACCCGCGCGTGGTCCGGCGGCTCGAATCGGGCGGCGGCGGGCTGGTGTCGACGGCGAGCGACTATGCGCGCTTCCTGCAGATGCTGCTGAACGGCGGCACGCTCGACGGCAGGCGCTACCTGGGCCCGCGCACGCTGGCGCTGATGACCGCCGACCATGCCAACGCGGACGCCGGCATCACGCCCGGGCCGCTCTACCTGCCCGGGCCGGGCTACGGCTTCGGGCTGGGCTTCGCGGTGCGCCGCAGCGACGGCCAGGCCCCCTACCCGGCCGCGGCCGGCGAGTACAACTGGGGCGGCGCCGGCGGCACCTACATGTGGGTCGATCCCAAGAACGAGCTCTTCGTGGTGCTGATGCTGCAGTCGCCGAAGCACCGCGTCCACTACCGCAGCCTCGCGCGCAACATGGTCTATGCGGCGATCCTCCAGCAGCAGCAGTAG
- the moaA gene encoding GTP 3',8-cyclase MoaA encodes MNSRSTTVIPIAEIGRARPAVAVPEIAVPATGKLLDRLGRPLTDLRISVTDRCNFRCSYCMPKDVFDKDYQYLPHSALLSFEEVTRLARLFADHGVRKIRLTGGEPLLRKNIEVLIGQLAQLRTPEGEPLELTLTTNGSLLRRKAKALAAAGLRRVTVSLDSLDDQVFRHMNDVDFPVADVLAGIEAARDAGLGPLKVNMVVKRGTNEQEILPMARYFREQHGGKVVLRFIEYMDVGATNGWRMDEVLPSAEVVARIGAEFPLVPLEPSAPGETAQRWAYADGGGEIGVISSVTQAFCHDCSRARLSTEGKLYLCLFASAGHDLRPLLRGTATDADISSAIGHIWQGRADRYSELRALRGPDTGEQEAGDKAPRRVEMSYIGG; translated from the coding sequence ATGAACAGCCGAAGCACCACCGTCATTCCGATCGCCGAGATCGGCCGCGCACGGCCCGCCGTCGCGGTGCCGGAGATCGCCGTGCCTGCGACGGGCAAGCTGCTCGACCGGCTGGGCCGGCCGCTGACCGACCTGCGCATCAGCGTGACCGACCGGTGCAACTTCCGCTGCAGCTACTGCATGCCGAAGGACGTGTTCGACAAGGACTACCAGTACCTACCGCACAGCGCGCTGCTGAGCTTCGAGGAAGTGACCCGGCTCGCGCGCCTCTTCGCGGACCATGGCGTGCGCAAGATCCGCCTCACCGGCGGTGAGCCGCTGCTGCGCAAGAACATCGAGGTGCTGATCGGCCAGCTGGCCCAACTGCGAACGCCCGAGGGCGAGCCGCTCGAACTCACGCTCACCACCAACGGTTCGCTGCTGCGGCGCAAGGCGAAGGCGCTGGCCGCCGCGGGCCTGCGCCGCGTGACCGTGAGCCTCGACAGCCTCGACGACCAGGTGTTCCGGCACATGAACGACGTCGACTTCCCGGTCGCGGACGTGCTGGCCGGCATCGAGGCCGCGCGCGACGCCGGACTCGGGCCGCTGAAGGTCAACATGGTGGTCAAGCGCGGCACCAACGAGCAGGAGATCCTGCCGATGGCGCGCTACTTCCGCGAGCAGCACGGCGGCAAGGTGGTGCTGCGCTTCATCGAATACATGGACGTGGGCGCGACCAACGGCTGGCGCATGGACGAGGTGCTGCCTTCGGCCGAGGTCGTCGCGCGCATCGGCGCCGAATTTCCGCTCGTGCCGCTCGAACCCAGCGCGCCCGGCGAGACCGCCCAGCGCTGGGCCTACGCCGACGGCGGCGGCGAGATCGGCGTGATCAGCAGCGTGACCCAGGCCTTCTGCCACGACTGCAGCCGCGCCCGGCTGTCCACCGAGGGCAAGCTCTACCTCTGCCTCTTCGCGAGCGCCGGCCACGACCTGCGCCCCCTGCTGCGCGGCACGGCCACCGATGCGGACATCAGTTCCGCCATCGGCCACATCTGGCAGGGCCGCGCCGACCGCTATTCCGAACTCCGCGCGCTGCGCGGCCCCGACACCGGCGAGCAGGAGGCCGGCGACAAGGCACCCCGCCGCGTCGAAATGAGCTACATCGGCGGATGA